The Corallococcus caeni genome includes a region encoding these proteins:
- a CDS encoding protein kinase domain-containing protein — protein MLCYRCGSHVPDTSETCATCGQKLDAAARQAAGAARRKGAEGAPYRPGDVVADRYAIQEVVGSGPLGFVFRAQDQAIDVEVALKVIQPRLVQQPEERTQFALSMRVGKKLNHPNLVRVYEEGVDGDRPFFTMQLLEGLTLRRMMEQRAAKGQLFSLKEVEPLLAQMAAALDGAHRFGPHSDVKPENVFVLPDMLKVSDYGLGLAVPHLPFVQAQKGHRAAAYIAPEYVNGAELDTRMDVYSLGVLMGEMVTGLLPEDGGVPEVSVRHPDLPPAFESLYRRALNPNPLARPKSGGELHAEFSALVQRHPAAASRQRAVPASGALPAAVVAARAASKPLPPVPTGMLPVATAPTPAAPIPAREEEPPPDATQPLDAATLAAILGSNAQALDYITGPEARSVSDAATQQEMRAVAPAGRRGAEAAQDPRLLGQAPDAATQQEARAASRAGDEPRAAPAKAAEPVMRIFAKAEEPSFPADPRGARSAEGAAEGRSSGRGGDAAGDGRGGRASESGGGRGEASASDARSSGRGEAAVGEGRSGGRGEASSEGRSNGRGEAASSDGRSEGRSNGRGEASSDGRSGRGADASDGRSSNRNSDASATESRSGRGSDDDEPSESRSSSRGGRNPRASGAVSSVNARGPRASAAQGAVRSSGAQSENSSAGRPRKGEPPPDVSGVRSSARRLPPSVSGLHTLPTTRATQAKPARSGPSSMMWMIILAVAGVVLGAGGGYLYLRVRQAQAAKNSPTPAMPGATAAAGGIMAADHCPDGMKLVSGGSFKKGASPEDLQASGSTDEMRMDSVMVDSFCVDEFEFPNQSGRKPRVNMTWLDAKSSCEGIGKRLCSEDEWEKACKGPGNARFSSGDEQAQTACNTGTTDGTTRALASSGAHQACRSGYGAVDLSGNAAEWTASNYPDTEDRLIKGGAFNTPGDTARCAARRRGAVSLKAPDVGFRCCQNVLR, from the coding sequence TTGCTCTGCTACCGCTGCGGCAGCCACGTCCCCGATACGAGTGAAACCTGCGCCACGTGTGGCCAGAAGCTGGACGCGGCCGCGCGTCAGGCCGCGGGGGCCGCGCGCCGGAAGGGAGCGGAGGGCGCGCCCTACAGGCCGGGCGACGTCGTCGCGGACCGCTACGCCATCCAGGAGGTCGTCGGGTCGGGGCCGCTGGGCTTCGTCTTCCGCGCGCAGGACCAGGCCATCGACGTGGAGGTGGCGCTGAAGGTCATCCAGCCCCGGCTGGTGCAGCAGCCGGAGGAGCGCACGCAGTTCGCGCTGTCCATGCGGGTGGGCAAGAAGCTCAACCACCCCAACCTGGTGCGCGTGTACGAGGAGGGCGTGGACGGGGACCGGCCCTTCTTCACGATGCAGCTGCTGGAAGGGCTCACGCTGCGCCGGATGATGGAGCAGCGCGCGGCGAAGGGGCAGCTGTTCTCGCTGAAGGAAGTGGAGCCGCTGCTGGCGCAGATGGCGGCGGCGCTGGACGGGGCGCACCGCTTCGGGCCGCACTCGGACGTGAAGCCGGAGAACGTCTTCGTCCTGCCGGACATGCTGAAGGTGTCGGACTACGGGCTGGGGCTCGCGGTGCCGCACCTGCCCTTCGTGCAGGCGCAGAAGGGGCACCGGGCGGCGGCGTACATCGCTCCCGAGTACGTGAATGGCGCGGAGCTGGACACGCGCATGGACGTGTACTCGCTGGGCGTGTTGATGGGCGAGATGGTGACGGGGCTCCTGCCGGAGGACGGCGGCGTTCCCGAGGTGTCGGTGCGGCATCCGGACCTGCCGCCCGCGTTCGAGTCCCTCTACCGGCGCGCGCTCAACCCGAACCCCCTGGCCCGTCCGAAGTCGGGCGGCGAGCTGCACGCGGAGTTCTCCGCGCTGGTGCAGCGGCATCCGGCCGCGGCGTCGAGGCAGCGCGCGGTGCCTGCGTCGGGGGCGCTGCCCGCGGCCGTGGTGGCCGCGAGGGCGGCGAGCAAGCCGCTGCCGCCGGTGCCCACGGGCATGTTGCCGGTGGCGACCGCGCCCACGCCGGCCGCGCCCATCCCGGCGCGGGAGGAGGAGCCTCCACCGGATGCGACGCAGCCGCTGGACGCCGCGACGCTGGCGGCCATCCTGGGCTCCAACGCGCAGGCGCTGGACTACATCACGGGGCCTGAAGCGCGCTCCGTGTCCGACGCCGCGACGCAGCAGGAGATGCGCGCGGTGGCCCCGGCGGGACGCAGGGGCGCGGAGGCGGCGCAGGACCCACGGCTGCTGGGCCAGGCCCCCGACGCGGCGACGCAGCAGGAGGCGCGGGCGGCCTCGCGCGCGGGCGATGAACCGCGAGCGGCTCCGGCCAAGGCCGCCGAGCCGGTGATGCGCATCTTCGCCAAGGCGGAGGAGCCGTCGTTCCCGGCGGATCCGCGTGGGGCCCGCTCCGCGGAGGGCGCGGCCGAGGGCCGGTCCTCGGGCCGTGGCGGTGATGCCGCTGGCGATGGACGCGGTGGCCGTGCTTCGGAGTCGGGTGGGGGGCGCGGTGAGGCATCGGCCAGCGACGCGCGCTCCAGCGGCCGTGGCGAAGCCGCTGTCGGTGAAGGCCGCTCCGGTGGCCGGGGTGAAGCGTCCAGCGAAGGGCGCTCCAACGGTCGCGGTGAAGCCGCGTCCAGCGATGGGCGCTCCGAAGGGCGCTCCAACGGTCGTGGTGAAGCGTCCAGCGACGGTCGCTCCGGTCGCGGTGCGGACGCTTCCGACGGCCGGTCCAGCAATCGCAACTCGGATGCATCCGCCACGGAGTCACGGTCCGGCCGGGGTTCCGATGACGACGAGCCTTCTGAGTCCCGTTCCTCCAGCCGCGGTGGCCGCAACCCCCGGGCCTCGGGGGCGGTGTCGTCGGTGAACGCTCGCGGCCCCCGGGCGTCGGCGGCCCAGGGCGCGGTCCGCTCCTCCGGCGCTCAGAGCGAGAACTCCTCGGCGGGACGCCCGCGCAAGGGCGAACCCCCTCCTGACGTGTCGGGTGTCCGCTCCTCGGCGCGCCGGCTGCCGCCCTCGGTGTCCGGGCTGCACACGCTTCCCACGACGCGGGCCACGCAGGCGAAGCCGGCCCGCTCCGGCCCCAGCTCGATGATGTGGATGATCATCCTCGCGGTGGCCGGCGTCGTGCTGGGCGCGGGCGGTGGCTACCTCTACCTGCGCGTGCGTCAGGCCCAGGCCGCGAAGAACAGCCCCACGCCCGCCATGCCCGGCGCGACCGCCGCGGCGGGCGGCATCATGGCCGCGGACCACTGTCCGGACGGCATGAAGCTGGTGAGCGGCGGCAGCTTCAAGAAGGGCGCGTCCCCGGAGGACCTCCAGGCGTCCGGCTCCACCGACGAGATGCGCATGGACAGCGTCATGGTGGACTCGTTCTGCGTCGACGAGTTCGAGTTCCCCAACCAGTCCGGCCGCAAGCCTCGCGTCAACATGACGTGGCTCGACGCGAAGTCCAGCTGCGAGGGCATCGGCAAGCGGCTGTGCTCGGAGGACGAGTGGGAGAAGGCCTGCAAGGGCCCCGGCAACGCGCGCTTCTCCTCCGGTGACGAGCAGGCGCAGACGGCCTGCAACACCGGAACGACCGACGGCACCACGCGAGCCCTGGCGTCCTCCGGGGCACATCAGGCCTGCCGCTCCGGCTACGGCGCGGTGGACCTGTCCGGCAACGCCGCCGAGTGGACCGCCTCCAACTACCCCGACACCGAGGACCGGCTCATCAAGGGCGGCGCCTTCAACACGCCTGGCGACACCGCCCGGTGCGCCGCGCGCCGGCGGGGGGCCGTGTCGCTGAAGGCCCCGGACGTGGGCTTCCGCTGCTGCCAGAACGTGCTGCGATGA
- the dut gene encoding dUTP diphosphatase encodes MDPTLTVPVRRVRSHPDPLPLPRYETELAAGLDLRADIDGERVLQPLERMAVPTGLAFALPPGFEGQVRPRSGLALRHGVTCLNSPGTVDADYRGEVQVLLVNLSNTPFTLRRGDRVAQLVVAPVTATALREVDVLEVTSRGDNGFGSTGR; translated from the coding sequence ATGGACCCCACGCTGACCGTCCCCGTGCGCCGGGTGCGCTCGCATCCGGACCCGCTGCCCCTGCCCCGCTACGAGACGGAGCTGGCGGCCGGGTTGGACCTTCGGGCCGACATCGACGGGGAGCGGGTGCTCCAGCCCCTGGAGCGGATGGCGGTGCCCACGGGGCTGGCGTTCGCGCTCCCCCCGGGCTTCGAGGGGCAGGTGCGGCCCCGCTCGGGGCTGGCGCTGCGACATGGGGTGACGTGCCTCAACTCTCCCGGGACGGTGGACGCGGACTACCGGGGGGAGGTGCAGGTGCTGCTCGTGAACCTGTCCAACACTCCCTTCACCCTGCGTCGGGGCGACCGGGTGGCCCAGCTGGTGGTGGCCCCGGTGACGGCCACGGCGCTGCGCGAGGTGGACGTGCTGGAAGTGACTTCCCGGGGTGACAACGGTTTCGGGTCCACGGGCCGCTGA
- a CDS encoding M23 family metallopeptidase, producing MFARRARGLLDFTFALLCVWCAYHHTPAGALLRRAGAWAFHTRTTARPLLAYYDGVSGTAVPVPDALPAAMLTRVPTSAEALAWGTHSALKALDPKAREPALALAREEGIAPETLVDPVRGPAATRRLMDALAADFPSEEARVTAVFAGRVPARFALQRVDAEGGALSLERLAKQLPPGFEGSSVGAAQALALSTALMLGWPVAESAPVTSPFGYRVHPTLRTRRMHTGVDLAVRSGTTVTAVAAGVVRRASEDSVNGRVLVLDHGRGVTTAYCHNSELLVKPGTRVVKGQAIALSGSTGRSTGPHLHYQLELAARPVDPFGFRTALRVADGATEL from the coding sequence ATGTTCGCTCGACGCGCCCGGGGACTGCTGGACTTCACCTTCGCGCTCCTGTGCGTGTGGTGCGCGTACCACCACACGCCCGCGGGCGCGCTGCTGCGGCGCGCGGGGGCCTGGGCCTTCCACACGCGCACCACGGCCCGGCCGCTGCTCGCGTACTACGACGGCGTGAGCGGCACGGCGGTGCCCGTGCCGGACGCGCTGCCCGCCGCGATGCTCACGCGCGTGCCCACGAGCGCGGAGGCGCTGGCGTGGGGAACGCACTCGGCGCTGAAGGCCCTGGACCCGAAGGCCCGCGAGCCCGCGCTGGCCCTGGCCCGCGAGGAGGGCATTGCTCCGGAGACGCTGGTGGATCCGGTGCGCGGCCCGGCGGCGACGCGGCGGCTGATGGACGCGCTCGCCGCGGACTTCCCGTCGGAGGAGGCGCGGGTGACGGCGGTGTTCGCCGGGCGGGTGCCCGCGCGCTTCGCGCTGCAGCGGGTGGACGCGGAGGGCGGGGCGCTGAGCCTGGAGCGCCTGGCGAAGCAGCTACCGCCGGGCTTCGAGGGCTCCTCCGTGGGCGCGGCGCAGGCGCTGGCGCTGTCCACGGCGCTGATGCTCGGGTGGCCGGTGGCCGAGAGCGCTCCCGTGACGAGCCCCTTCGGCTACCGCGTCCACCCCACGCTGCGCACGCGCCGGATGCACACCGGGGTGGACCTGGCGGTGCGCTCGGGCACGACGGTGACGGCGGTGGCCGCTGGCGTGGTGCGCCGCGCGAGCGAGGACTCCGTCAACGGCCGCGTGCTGGTGCTGGACCACGGGCGGGGCGTGACGACGGCGTACTGCCACAACTCCGAGCTCCTGGTGAAGCCGGGCACGCGCGTGGTGAAGGGGCAGGCCATCGCGCTGTCCGGCAGCACGGGCCGGTCCACCGGGCCGCACCTGCACTACCAGCTGGAGCTGGCCGCGCGGCCGGTGGACCCGTTCGGGTTCCGCACCGCCCTGCGCGTGGCGGACGGCGCGACCGAGCTGTGA
- the pnp gene encoding polyribonucleotide nucleotidyltransferase, whose amino-acid sequence MLKKSVKIGENELSIETGRLAKQADGSVVVRYGDTMLLVTAVSAREKKDVDFLPLTVEYQEKLYSAGRIPGSYFKREGRLTEKETLASRLVDRSCRPLFPEGYAYETQVIASVISADPENEGDIHGITGASAALWVSDIPFNGPIAGIRVGRVGGQFVANPTAKQREQSDLDLVMAVSREAIVMVEGGAEEVSEADMVAALEFGRQNAQPALDLQDQLRTELKKQVRAYDKPATIDEGLRNQVRALAMEGVKAGYAIKEKAARYDALSKVKKAAIAALKEKMGAEFTPQVEKHAKQVIEDLKYDHMRELTVNGGRIGDRPHNVVRSITNEVGVLPRTHGSAVFTRGETQALVVVTLGTSEDEQRLELLSGQAFKRFMLHYNFPPFSVNETKPLRGPGRREVGHGALAERALRNMIPASDSFPYTVRLVSEILESNGSSSMASVCGGTLALMDAGVPIKAPVAGIAMGLVKEGEKIAILSDILGDEDHLGDMDFKVCGTSKGITSIQMDIKITGLTTEIMSRALEQARQGREHILAEMAKTLSAPRKEISQFAPRITTIQIRPEFIKNVIGPGGKVIKDIIARTGAAINIEDTGRVDIASANGEAVKAAIAMIQALTREAEIGKIYTGTVRKIAEFGAFVELFPGTDGLIHISELSDKRVKSVSDVLSEGDEVLVKVVSIDKTGKIRLSRKEAMAERTAAQGTPPAAAAAPAATPDAKA is encoded by the coding sequence ATGTTGAAGAAGAGCGTCAAGATTGGTGAGAACGAGCTGAGCATCGAGACGGGCCGTCTGGCCAAGCAGGCCGACGGTTCCGTGGTGGTCCGCTACGGCGACACCATGCTGCTCGTCACCGCGGTGAGCGCGCGGGAGAAGAAGGACGTCGACTTCCTGCCCCTCACGGTGGAGTACCAGGAGAAGCTGTACTCGGCGGGCCGCATCCCGGGCAGCTACTTCAAGCGCGAGGGCCGCCTGACGGAGAAGGAGACGCTGGCCTCCCGTCTGGTGGACCGCTCCTGCCGTCCGCTGTTCCCGGAAGGCTACGCCTACGAGACGCAGGTCATCGCATCCGTCATCTCCGCGGACCCGGAGAACGAGGGTGACATCCACGGCATCACCGGCGCCTCCGCGGCGCTGTGGGTGTCGGACATCCCGTTCAACGGCCCCATCGCGGGCATCCGCGTGGGCCGCGTGGGCGGCCAGTTCGTGGCGAACCCCACCGCCAAGCAGCGCGAGCAGAGCGACCTGGACCTCGTCATGGCGGTGAGCCGCGAGGCCATCGTGATGGTGGAGGGTGGCGCGGAGGAGGTCAGCGAGGCGGACATGGTGGCGGCGCTGGAGTTCGGCCGTCAGAACGCCCAGCCCGCGCTGGACCTGCAGGACCAGCTGCGCACGGAGCTGAAGAAGCAGGTCCGCGCCTACGACAAGCCCGCCACCATCGACGAGGGGCTGCGCAACCAGGTCCGCGCCCTGGCGATGGAGGGCGTGAAGGCCGGCTACGCCATCAAGGAGAAGGCGGCCCGCTACGACGCGCTCTCCAAGGTGAAGAAGGCGGCGATCGCTGCGCTCAAGGAGAAGATGGGCGCGGAGTTCACCCCGCAGGTGGAGAAGCACGCCAAGCAGGTCATCGAGGACCTGAAGTACGACCACATGCGTGAGCTCACCGTGAACGGTGGCCGCATCGGTGACCGTCCGCACAACGTGGTGCGCTCCATCACCAACGAGGTGGGCGTGCTGCCCCGCACGCACGGCAGCGCGGTGTTCACCCGCGGCGAGACGCAGGCGCTCGTGGTCGTCACGCTGGGCACCAGCGAGGACGAGCAGCGGCTGGAGCTGCTGAGCGGCCAGGCCTTCAAGCGCTTCATGCTGCACTACAACTTCCCGCCGTTCAGCGTGAACGAGACCAAGCCCCTGCGCGGCCCCGGCCGTCGCGAGGTGGGTCACGGCGCCCTGGCGGAGCGCGCGCTGCGCAACATGATTCCCGCCAGCGACTCGTTCCCCTACACGGTGCGTCTGGTGTCGGAGATCCTCGAGTCCAACGGCTCGTCCTCCATGGCGTCCGTGTGCGGTGGCACGCTGGCGCTGATGGACGCGGGCGTGCCCATCAAGGCGCCGGTCGCTGGCATCGCCATGGGCCTGGTGAAGGAGGGTGAGAAGATCGCCATCCTGTCGGACATCCTCGGTGACGAGGACCACCTGGGCGACATGGACTTCAAGGTCTGCGGCACGTCCAAGGGCATCACGTCCATCCAGATGGACATCAAGATCACCGGCCTCACCACGGAGATCATGAGCCGCGCGCTGGAGCAGGCGCGTCAGGGCCGCGAGCACATCCTGGCGGAGATGGCGAAGACGCTGAGCGCTCCGCGCAAGGAGATCAGCCAGTTCGCGCCGCGCATCACCACCATCCAGATCCGTCCGGAGTTCATCAAGAACGTCATCGGGCCGGGCGGCAAGGTGATCAAGGACATCATCGCGCGCACGGGCGCGGCCATCAACATCGAGGACACCGGCCGCGTGGACATCGCCAGCGCGAACGGCGAGGCGGTGAAGGCGGCCATCGCGATGATCCAGGCGCTCACGCGCGAGGCGGAGATCGGGAAGATCTACACGGGCACCGTCCGGAAGATCGCCGAGTTCGGCGCCTTCGTGGAGCTGTTCCCGGGCACCGACGGCCTCATCCACATCTCCGAGCTGTCCGACAAGCGCGTGAAGAGCGTGTCGGACGTGCTGAGCGAGGGCGACGAGGTGCTGGTGAAGGTCGTCAGCATCGACAAGACGGGCAAGATCCGCCTGTCCCGCAAGGAGGCCATGGCCGAGCGCACCGCCGCGCAGGGCACGCCCCCGGCCGCGGCCGCCGCCCCGGCGGCGACGCCGGACGCGAAGGCCTGA